The Streptomyces sp. Mut1 genome window below encodes:
- a CDS encoding cytidine deaminase, which produces MTESTDLGAEDRKIVTLARSARARNGVPEGAAVRDETGRTYVAGTVELESLKLSALRTAVAMAVASGATSLEAAAVVSDAETPSDEDRAAVRDLGGADTPVLLAGPDGQLRLSVTAG; this is translated from the coding sequence ATGACTGAGAGCACCGACCTCGGCGCCGAGGACCGCAAGATCGTCACCCTCGCGCGCAGCGCCCGCGCCCGCAACGGTGTGCCGGAGGGCGCGGCCGTACGGGACGAGACCGGACGCACGTATGTGGCGGGGACCGTCGAGCTGGAGTCGCTGAAGCTCAGCGCGCTGCGGACGGCCGTCGCGATGGCGGTGGCCAGCGGGGCGACGTCCCTGGAGGCCGCCGCGGTCGTCTCCGACGCCGAGACCCCCTCCGACGAGGACCGGGCCGCCGTACGGGACCTGGGCGGGGCCGACACGCCCGTGCTGCTGGCCGGGCCGGACGGGCAGCTGCGGCTCAGCGTCACGGCCGGCTGA
- a CDS encoding beta-xylosidase, with the protein MGRRRGRRWAAVLGAGALVVAGGGLLAGPAQAMATASVAVDFPTHCIPPAIAGIPPIDGTTSAEITVDNAAPKVGDTVTVTYTVVEAAASNPVDLALPADIMTPTGKVFVAGAQSGDITVAGPKKNEPVPGKGAFPSFSMSGTFTVTAPGEITLSPGDYNIHTGYIMELDTPCTVTDPPAPVSQTIIASGGGQVDERSIRLGAASGKAGDPVTVTGTGFTAGAPVTLAGRAGDARTGDTATAEADGSGSFSGQLTVNDPATTGIVAYEGAAWDPDKGAGPQPYTVTQGGGETPDGSQRLTSSVQAGTLSMTQAGDSVALSAVDFGQGGASRGALNTVIVKDFRGGPAGWSLTGKVTDFTGPGGAAIGASALGWDPVCETKSGSPSTCAAGSKGTVGGAGATLASTPDGTLTGGEFTVDARLALDVPAFTAPGAYTGVLTLTLT; encoded by the coding sequence GTGGGTCGCCGCCGGGGCCGGCGCTGGGCCGCCGTGCTGGGGGCCGGGGCGCTCGTCGTCGCCGGGGGAGGGCTGCTCGCCGGGCCGGCGCAGGCCATGGCGACGGCCTCGGTCGCGGTGGACTTCCCGACCCACTGCATTCCGCCCGCCATCGCGGGCATCCCGCCGATCGACGGGACGACCTCGGCCGAGATCACCGTCGACAACGCCGCCCCGAAGGTCGGCGACACCGTCACGGTGACGTACACCGTCGTCGAAGCCGCCGCGAGCAACCCGGTCGACCTCGCGCTGCCCGCCGACATCATGACGCCGACCGGCAAGGTCTTTGTCGCGGGTGCGCAGTCCGGGGACATCACGGTGGCGGGCCCGAAGAAGAACGAGCCGGTGCCCGGCAAGGGGGCGTTCCCGTCGTTCTCGATGAGTGGCACCTTCACGGTCACCGCCCCCGGCGAGATCACGCTCTCGCCCGGCGACTACAACATCCACACCGGCTACATCATGGAGCTGGACACGCCCTGCACGGTCACCGATCCGCCTGCCCCCGTCTCTCAGACGATCATCGCCTCCGGCGGCGGCCAGGTCGACGAACGGTCCATCCGGCTCGGCGCGGCCTCCGGGAAGGCCGGCGACCCCGTCACCGTGACCGGGACCGGCTTCACCGCGGGCGCCCCGGTCACGCTCGCCGGCCGCGCCGGGGACGCGCGGACCGGCGACACCGCGACGGCCGAGGCGGACGGCTCGGGCTCCTTCAGCGGGCAGCTCACCGTCAACGACCCCGCCACCACCGGCATCGTCGCCTACGAGGGCGCCGCCTGGGACCCCGACAAGGGCGCCGGGCCGCAGCCCTACACCGTCACCCAGGGCGGCGGTGAGACGCCGGACGGCAGCCAGCGGCTGACCTCCTCCGTCCAGGCGGGCACCCTCTCCATGACCCAGGCCGGGGACTCGGTCGCCCTGTCCGCGGTCGACTTCGGGCAGGGCGGCGCCTCCAGGGGCGCACTGAACACGGTGATCGTCAAGGACTTCCGCGGCGGCCCCGCGGGCTGGTCCCTGACCGGCAAGGTCACCGACTTCACGGGACCGGGCGGGGCCGCCATCGGCGCCTCGGCGCTCGGCTGGGACCCGGTCTGCGAGACGAAGTCCGGCAGCCCCAGCACCTGTGCGGCCGGGTCGAAGGGAACGGTCGGCGGCGCGGGAGCCACCCTGGCGTCCACGCCGGACGGCACGCTCACCGGAGGCGAGTTCACCGTGGACGCCCGGCTGGCGCTGGACGTACCGGCCTTCACCGCCCCCGGCGCGTACACCGGGGTGCTCACCCTCACCCTCACCTGA
- a CDS encoding MmcQ/YjbR family DNA-binding protein, whose translation MTPQQLRAFCLSFNASAEEFPFGPEASVFKVVGKMFALSSLDARPLTVNLKCDPDDAVRLREEYEAVVPGWHMNKRHWNTVTVSGLPDAKLRELIEDSYDLVVAGLPKAERLRLDRP comes from the coding sequence CTTCAACGCGAGCGCCGAGGAGTTCCCGTTCGGCCCGGAGGCGTCCGTCTTCAAGGTGGTCGGCAAGATGTTCGCGCTGAGCTCGCTGGACGCACGGCCGCTGACGGTGAACCTCAAGTGCGACCCGGACGACGCCGTGCGGCTCCGCGAGGAGTACGAGGCGGTGGTGCCCGGGTGGCACATGAACAAGCGGCACTGGAACACCGTCACCGTGTCCGGACTGCCCGACGCGAAGCTGCGCGAGCTGATCGAGGACAGCTACGACCTGGTGGTGGCCGGCCTCCCGAAGGCGGAGCGGCTGCGGCTGGACCGGCCGTAG